One genomic region from Bufo bufo chromosome 3, aBufBuf1.1, whole genome shotgun sequence encodes:
- the KCNE2 gene encoding potassium voltage-gated channel subfamily E member 2 encodes MHVPTNLTQSLENAFKKVFEDYMNSWRNNQTVENNELQDTLNAENFDYVILYLMVMIGMFSFIIVAILVSTTRSKRHKQLDDPDPYSRYIANDFSERKGMVLENPGPKSYAASMSP; translated from the coding sequence ATGCACGTACCCACGAACCTAACGCAGTCTCTGGAAAATGCCTTTAAAAAAGTCTTTGAGGATTACATGAACAGCTGGCGCAACAATCAGACGGTGGAGAACAATGAATTACAGGACACGCTCAATGCTGAGAATTTCGACTATGTCATCCTGTATCTTATGGTGATGATTGGCATGTTCTCCTTCATCATTGTGGCCATCTTGGTGAGCACCACCCGCTCCAAGAGACATAAACAGCTGGACGACCCTGATCCTTACAGCAGATACATCGCCAATGACTTCTCTGAGAGGAAGGGAATGGTTCTGGAAAACCCAGGTCCCAAATCATATGCTGCTTCAATGTCACCATAG